One Nicotiana tomentosiformis chromosome 1, ASM39032v3, whole genome shotgun sequence genomic window, CAACCACCAATTAAAACTCTGGCACAAGACCTCACTGCAGGAGTTCTGCCAAGAACAGCACCAACCCCTCCAAATACAAACAATGCCACGCTCACTGCAGCCACCACCACAGCCATTCTGACCTTATGGTTAGATATAAATCCAGCTGCAAGAATTGGTATTATTCCACCCAATGAAAATGCAACAGCTGAAGCTATGGCTGCCAGAAATGGATTTGGGAGTCCTTCCTTCTTGTCTTCTTCTCCTTGCTCTTCATGATTCTGTCCTCTTATTGTGTTCTCTCTCTTAATTTGAGCTAGCTCTATGTCCAGTTGAGAGTACACAGAAACAAACTCTCCTATAGCCATGCTACAAGCACCAGCAAACAATGCTGCAAAGCCGATTAGGATCATGGCGTTAACGTCTTTCTGGACAGCTCCAACACCCATCATCAAAGATGCAGTAGTAACCAATCCATCATTGGCTCCTAATATACCAGCTCTAAGCCATTGTGCCCTTTGGGAGTAGTCAAATTCTTCTTCAGGTACTTCGTTTTGGTTCTGGTTATCATGTTCTTTAAGGACAGTAAGTTGGACATGGTTTTGAGCAGCCATGAAGAAAGTTTTAAGGAATTATTTAAGAAAGG contains:
- the LOC104084876 gene encoding vacuolar iron transporter homolog 4-like codes for the protein MAAQNHVQLTVLKEHDNQNQNEVPEEEFDYSQRAQWLRAGILGANDGLVTTASLMMGVGAVQKDVNAMILIGFAALFAGACSMAIGEFVSVYSQLDIELAQIKRENTIRGQNHEEQGEEDKKEGLPNPFLAAIASAVAFSLGGIIPILAAGFISNHKVRMAVVVAAVSVALFVFGGVGAVLGRTPAVRSCARVLIGGWMAMAITFGLTKLIGSAGMEM